The Parvibaculaceae bacterium PLY_AMNH_Bact1 genome window below encodes:
- the msrP gene encoding protein-methionine-sulfoxide reductase catalytic subunit MsrP (Derived by automated computational analysis using gene prediction method: Protein Homology. GO_function: GO:0016667 - oxidoreductase activity, acting on a sulfur group of donors [Evidence IEA]; GO_function: GO:0043546 - molybdopterin cofactor binding [Evidence IEA]; GO_process: GO:0030091 - protein repair [Evidence IEA]), whose protein sequence is MLIKKTRPWDLSENQATSEHIFFNRRKFLKTSGLLAAGVGSGLLAACEDGAEADTGNALSLDPNASKYPASRNPDFTLTRDVTREDVSSRYNNFYEFGSHKRISSAAQDLEIRPWQVVIDGDVAEPLTLDCDDLINAMPLEERLYRHRCVEAWAMAVPWTGFPFSELVKLANVKSGVRYVRMETFMNPDVASGQNQFWYPWPYVEGLTLDEATNDLAFLVTGVYGKPLPKQFGAPLRLAVPWKYGFKSIKSIVRFTFTAKRPVSFWEEINAAEYGFWANVNPEVAHPRWSQATEELLGTGTRVPTQLFNGYAEQVAHLYAGNNQPLYR, encoded by the coding sequence ATGCTCATCAAGAAGACCCGCCCTTGGGACCTATCTGAAAACCAGGCCACGTCTGAGCATATCTTCTTCAATCGGCGGAAGTTTCTGAAAACCAGTGGTCTCCTGGCTGCTGGTGTTGGGTCCGGGCTCCTTGCCGCGTGTGAAGATGGAGCAGAAGCAGATACTGGAAACGCGCTTTCCCTTGATCCCAATGCCTCTAAATATCCTGCCTCCCGGAATCCCGACTTCACACTGACGCGGGATGTTACGCGGGAAGACGTGTCATCGCGTTACAATAACTTTTACGAGTTTGGCAGCCACAAACGTATTTCGAGCGCGGCCCAGGATCTTGAAATTCGTCCCTGGCAGGTGGTGATTGATGGGGATGTGGCCGAGCCGCTTACCCTTGATTGTGATGATCTGATCAATGCCATGCCGTTGGAAGAGCGGCTCTACCGTCATCGGTGCGTGGAAGCCTGGGCGATGGCAGTTCCCTGGACCGGCTTTCCGTTTTCAGAGCTTGTGAAGCTCGCGAACGTCAAATCCGGCGTGCGTTATGTGCGCATGGAGACTTTCATGAACCCGGATGTGGCGAGTGGACAGAACCAGTTCTGGTATCCCTGGCCCTATGTTGAAGGGCTTACCCTTGATGAAGCCACCAACGATCTCGCGTTTCTGGTGACAGGCGTTTATGGCAAACCGCTGCCGAAGCAATTCGGCGCGCCGCTGCGTCTGGCGGTACCATGGAAGTATGGCTTTAAATCCATCAAATCAATTGTGCGCTTTACGTTTACGGCAAAACGCCCTGTGAGTTTCTGGGAAGAGATCAATGCGGCGGAATATGGGTTCTGGGCGAATGTGAACCCGGAGGTGGCCCATCCTCGCTGGAGCCAGGCGACTGAGGAATTGCTCGGCACAGGCACCCGCGTGCCAACGCAGCTCTTCAATGGATATGCAGAGCAGGTTGCCCACCTTTATGCGGGCAATAACCAACCTCTCTATCGGTAG
- a CDS encoding DNA starvation/stationary phase protection protein (Derived by automated computational analysis using gene prediction method: Protein Homology.), which translates to MQIDIGIPEAERTKIAEGLTRVLADTYTLYLKTHNYHWNVTGPMFNTLHTMFEVQYNELWMAVDEIAERIRSLGEYAPGSYAAYADLTSIEDDAGVPKAEAMLANLVKGHEAVARTARDVFPLAEEASDEPTADLLTQRMQASEKTAWMLRSMLES; encoded by the coding sequence ATGCAAATTGATATTGGAATTCCCGAAGCTGAGCGCACAAAAATCGCGGAAGGGCTGACCCGTGTATTGGCGGACACGTATACGCTCTACCTCAAGACCCATAACTACCACTGGAATGTGACAGGTCCGATGTTCAATACGCTGCACACCATGTTTGAGGTTCAATATAACGAGCTTTGGATGGCAGTTGATGAGATCGCAGAACGTATCCGGTCGCTGGGTGAATATGCACCTGGCAGCTATGCGGCTTATGCCGATCTCACCTCAATTGAAGACGATGCTGGGGTGCCAAAGGCTGAAGCGATGCTGGCGAACCTTGTGAAAGGTCATGAAGCGGTTGCGCGCACCGCGCGCGACGTGTTCCCGCTGGCAGAAGAGGCAAGCGACGAGCCGACCGCAGACCTTCTGACCCAACGCATGCAGGCATCAGAAAAGACCGCCTGGATGTTGCGCTCCATGTTGGAAAGCTAA
- a CDS encoding M48 family metallopeptidase (Derived by automated computational analysis using gene prediction method: Protein Homology.): protein MTIKFLDQDPIVISRRKLVQGLAAGSIVAVAGCARNQAIGRDQLLLVSEGQIAQMAAASWTQLKRQTKISQDRNLNRRLNTVGNKIVQTAGLQRQPWEFTVFDDDQANAFVLPGGKVGFYKGIFKRMKNDHHLATVMGHEVGHVTGRHAAERYSQQVAAGVVTTAAAVALEAGDVRGGAQIAGILGLGVQFGILLPYSRRHELEADRLGVHYMHRAGYDARQAVAFWDNMSSQRSGSPPPEFMSTHPSDATRKAAIRQELQRLGLT from the coding sequence ATGACAATTAAGTTTCTTGATCAGGACCCAATCGTCATCAGCAGACGCAAGCTGGTGCAGGGACTGGCAGCAGGATCAATCGTTGCCGTTGCCGGCTGCGCCCGCAATCAGGCGATTGGCCGCGACCAGCTGCTTCTTGTGTCCGAAGGCCAGATTGCCCAGATGGCAGCGGCCTCCTGGACCCAGTTGAAGCGGCAAACGAAAATCTCCCAGGACCGTAACCTCAATCGTCGGCTGAATACCGTCGGCAACAAAATTGTCCAGACTGCGGGTCTGCAAAGACAGCCGTGGGAGTTCACCGTCTTCGATGATGACCAGGCAAACGCCTTCGTTCTGCCCGGCGGCAAGGTGGGTTTCTACAAAGGCATCTTCAAACGCATGAAAAATGACCACCATCTGGCAACAGTCATGGGTCACGAAGTGGGTCACGTAACTGGCAGGCACGCCGCTGAACGCTACAGCCAGCAGGTGGCCGCAGGTGTCGTCACCACTGCTGCAGCTGTGGCTCTTGAAGCAGGAGATGTGCGCGGCGGCGCACAGATCGCGGGCATTCTGGGCCTCGGGGTCCAGTTCGGTATTCTGCTGCCCTATTCACGCCGTCATGAGCTGGAAGCAGACCGGTTGGGCGTCCACTACATGCACCGGGCGGGATATGACGCCCGTCAGGCTGTTGCCTTTTGGGACAATATGTCTTCGCAGCGCAGCGGCTCGCCGCCGCCGGAATTCATGTCGACCCACCCGTCGGACGCCACACGCAAAGCCGCCATTCGTCAGGAATTGCAGCGCTTAGGTCTAACCTGA
- a CDS encoding hypothetical protein (Derived by automated computational analysis using gene prediction method: GeneMarkS-2+.), which yields MNIELERDALFNLTHARTIAVGAALFLFLVHRLGLDPAEDVFEWLLVVVPALEISGVAWLFAALGDHDHPVDSAGSNWSGLASALRWFGFVVALNWAAALFIASTIEAYVALGGPAVYMPIM from the coding sequence ATGAATATCGAACTTGAGAGAGATGCTTTGTTCAATCTGACACACGCGCGGACCATTGCCGTGGGTGCGGCATTGTTCCTGTTCCTCGTCCACCGGTTGGGGCTCGACCCCGCCGAGGATGTATTTGAATGGTTGCTGGTGGTGGTTCCGGCGCTTGAAATTTCCGGTGTCGCCTGGTTGTTTGCGGCTTTGGGGGATCATGATCACCCGGTTGATTCAGCAGGTAGCAATTGGTCTGGCCTTGCCTCCGCGCTTCGGTGGTTTGGCTTTGTCGTGGCGCTCAACTGGGCAGCGGCGCTCTTCATCGCGTCCACCATTGAGGCTTATGTCGCGCTCGGTGGACCGGCTGTCTATATGCCGATCATGTAA
- a CDS encoding DUF169 domain-containing protein (Derived by automated computational analysis using gene prediction method: Protein Homology.), which produces MATNANCWGDETEYDFNDLTAKLNQYLRLRTNPVAMKRFATEADLDAIPKLRRPADGQLMATDQIVGQSRWIGYTIGVTMKNLMGQQCGAVVGLTARDEEFLDGKRFHGVWYGDLEGSAEHQREMSCAPHGDYEALVTSPLISGRIDNPDICLIYGTPGQMITLMNGLQYKNYKKYTFTCVGESSCSDSWGNALKTGEPSMSIPCYAERKFGGVQDDEMLIALPPKFLPQIVDGLAALSKNGLRYPIPNHGIDKSPMASINQSYG; this is translated from the coding sequence ATGGCAACGAATGCAAACTGTTGGGGTGATGAAACAGAATATGATTTCAACGACCTCACCGCGAAGCTCAACCAATACTTACGATTGAGAACCAACCCCGTCGCCATGAAACGCTTTGCGACTGAAGCGGATCTCGACGCCATTCCGAAACTCCGACGTCCAGCCGACGGCCAATTAATGGCGACGGACCAGATTGTCGGTCAGAGCCGGTGGATCGGCTACACCATCGGCGTCACCATGAAAAACCTGATGGGCCAGCAATGCGGCGCCGTTGTCGGCCTTACCGCGCGCGATGAGGAGTTTCTCGATGGCAAACGCTTCCACGGTGTCTGGTATGGCGACCTGGAAGGAAGTGCGGAGCACCAGCGCGAAATGTCCTGCGCACCTCATGGCGACTATGAAGCGCTCGTCACCTCGCCGCTCATTTCAGGGCGCATCGACAATCCGGATATCTGCCTCATCTATGGCACGCCGGGTCAGATGATTACGCTGATGAACGGCCTGCAATACAAGAACTACAAAAAGTACACCTTCACTTGTGTCGGCGAGAGCTCCTGCTCAGACTCATGGGGCAATGCGCTGAAGACCGGTGAGCCCTCCATGTCCATCCCCTGCTATGCGGAACGCAAGTTTGGCGGCGTGCAGGATGATGAAATGCTGATCGCCCTGCCGCCCAAATTCCTGCCCCAGATCGTCGACGGCCTCGCCGCGCTCTCTAAGAACGGCCTCCGCTATCCGATCCCCAACCACGGCATCGACAAGTCTCCCATGGCCAGCATCAACCAGAGTTATGGGTGA
- a CDS encoding pyridoxal phosphate-dependent aminotransferase (Derived by automated computational analysis using gene prediction method: Protein Homology.), with protein sequence MAFISDTLSRIQPSATIAATQKARDLKAQGRDVIGLGAGEPDFDTPDNIKEAAIEAIRQGETKYTAVDGIPELKQAICDKFKRENGLSYEPAQAFVAPGGKPIIFNAMIATLNPGDEVVIPAPYWVSYPDIVALAGGTPVPVATTIENNFKLTAADLEAAITPKTKWLIFNSPSNPSGAAYSHDELKALTDVLVKHEQVWILTDDMYEHLVYDDFKFATPAQVEPKLYDRTLTMNGVSKAYSMTGWRIGYCAGPVELIKAMTKVQSQSTSNPTSISQWAAVEALNGTQDFIPERAAVFKDRRDLVVSMLNQATGLKCPTPEGAFYVYPSCEGLIGKKTPDGKVIESDEDFAIALIEAEGVSVVHGAAFGLSPFFRISYATSTEALTEACERIQRFCASLT encoded by the coding sequence ATGGCCTTTATTTCAGATACGCTTTCCCGCATTCAGCCGTCGGCAACTATTGCCGCGACCCAGAAAGCGCGCGACCTGAAAGCGCAAGGCCGTGATGTGATTGGCCTTGGCGCGGGGGAGCCGGATTTCGATACGCCGGACAATATCAAAGAGGCTGCGATTGAGGCGATCCGCCAGGGCGAGACGAAATATACGGCCGTGGACGGCATCCCGGAACTGAAGCAGGCGATTTGCGACAAGTTCAAGCGCGAGAACGGTCTGTCCTATGAGCCTGCGCAAGCCTTTGTGGCGCCAGGTGGTAAGCCGATCATTTTCAATGCGATGATTGCGACGCTGAACCCGGGCGATGAAGTTGTGATCCCGGCACCCTATTGGGTGAGCTATCCCGACATTGTGGCGCTGGCAGGTGGCACACCGGTGCCCGTGGCGACGACCATTGAAAACAATTTTAAGCTGACAGCGGCGGATCTCGAAGCCGCCATCACGCCAAAGACCAAGTGGCTCATCTTCAACTCACCATCCAACCCATCGGGCGCGGCTTACAGCCATGACGAGCTGAAGGCGCTGACAGATGTGCTGGTGAAACATGAGCAGGTCTGGATCCTCACTGACGATATGTATGAGCATCTCGTCTATGATGATTTCAAATTCGCCACGCCTGCGCAGGTTGAGCCAAAGCTTTATGATCGCACGCTCACCATGAACGGCGTGTCCAAAGCCTATTCCATGACAGGCTGGCGGATCGGCTATTGCGCGGGCCCCGTCGAGCTCATCAAGGCGATGACCAAGGTGCAGAGCCAATCCACGTCCAACCCCACCAGCATCAGCCAATGGGCGGCAGTGGAAGCGCTGAATGGTACGCAGGACTTTATCCCGGAGCGGGCGGCTGTCTTTAAGGATCGCAGGGATCTCGTGGTCTCTATGCTCAACCAGGCGACCGGCCTTAAATGCCCGACACCTGAAGGCGCCTTCTATGTCTATCCGTCCTGCGAAGGGCTCATTGGCAAGAAGACACCGGACGGCAAGGTGATTGAGAGCGATGAAGACTTTGCCATTGCGCTCATCGAGGCAGAAGGTGTGTCCGTGGTGCACGGCGCGGCGTTTGGCTTGTCTCCATTCTTCCGGATTTCCTATGCGACGTCGACGGAAGCACTGACGGAAGCGTGCGAACGTATTCAGCGGTTCTGCGCTAGCCTTACTTAG
- a CDS encoding FMN-binding negative transcriptional regulator (Derived by automated computational analysis using gene prediction method: Protein Homology.) has translation MYVPEFFSPPDDAALVKLVRAHPFGTLVTGDLQASHIPFLLQEEGNGFVLHGHVAKANPHWQVFDGTSPALAIFQGSQGYISPSWGDCSKLVPTWNYMIVHARGIPQVVEGRAEKVRLLHLMTEAHEAGQPAPWAVGDLNAQKLEQLLDALVVFQMPITSLEGKWKLSQNREAADKAAFIEAVEARGDVELAEAMKQA, from the coding sequence ATGTACGTGCCGGAGTTTTTCAGCCCACCGGATGATGCGGCACTTGTTAAGCTTGTCCGGGCTCATCCGTTCGGCACGCTTGTGACAGGTGATCTGCAGGCCAGTCACATTCCCTTTCTGCTTCAGGAGGAAGGGAATGGTTTTGTCCTTCACGGACACGTGGCAAAAGCCAATCCCCATTGGCAGGTGTTTGATGGAACAAGCCCGGCGCTGGCGATTTTCCAGGGGTCTCAGGGTTACATCTCGCCGAGCTGGGGTGATTGCTCGAAACTTGTGCCTACCTGGAATTATATGATCGTTCATGCGCGGGGCATCCCGCAGGTGGTGGAGGGGCGTGCGGAAAAAGTCCGGCTGCTGCACTTGATGACCGAGGCTCATGAAGCGGGCCAGCCTGCGCCCTGGGCGGTGGGCGATCTTAACGCGCAAAAACTTGAGCAGCTGCTCGATGCGCTGGTGGTTTTCCAGATGCCGATAACGTCCCTTGAGGGCAAGTGGAAGCTCAGCCAGAACCGGGAGGCGGCGGACAAGGCCGCCTTTATCGAGGCGGTAGAGGCTCGGGGCGACGTAGAGCTCGCAGAAGCCATGAAACAGGCCTGA
- a CDS encoding hypothetical protein (Derived by automated computational analysis using gene prediction method: GeneMarkS-2+.): MQVLIMGGFLVAAIINLLPVMGVMGAPQLERMYGITIEGSDLAVLMRHRAILFGIVGALLAAAAFVPSFRWAAFFAGMLSMVSFLVFQALEGKTNVELGRVALVDYVGIAALAIAGVAVWMQTD, translated from the coding sequence ATGCAGGTCCTCATCATGGGCGGTTTTCTTGTGGCCGCGATCATCAATCTGTTGCCTGTTATGGGGGTAATGGGCGCGCCGCAGCTGGAGCGCATGTATGGCATTACGATTGAAGGGTCTGACCTAGCCGTGTTGATGCGCCACCGCGCCATTCTCTTCGGCATTGTGGGGGCTTTGCTGGCCGCAGCGGCGTTTGTTCCCTCGTTTCGCTGGGCGGCCTTCTTCGCTGGCATGTTGAGCATGGTGAGCTTTCTGGTCTTTCAAGCGCTGGAAGGGAAAACCAATGTGGAGCTCGGCAGGGTGGCGCTGGTGGACTATGTTGGGATTGCCGCGCTGGCGATCGCAGGCGTGGCTGTCTGGATGCAAACTGATTAG
- a CDS encoding pyridoxamine 5'-phosphate oxidase family protein (Derived by automated computational analysis using gene prediction method: Protein Homology.), translated as MSDVYPTEKPYRARRTPDRAHYDKETVHAILDAGLVAHVGYVGDKGEPHVIPIFYARRGEEFLFHVSSKSGLGLAAKKGARMCVTVTLIDSIVYARSGFHHSMKFRSVAAHGPTELLTGDDKLSALDFMVDRLEPGRAAQLRPMNDQEIKATHVVRLTLDQVTAKVSVGDAPNEEPEDLDWPVWAGIVPVTTVYGAPRQHDPAVSDAGCPGLVGPMFKK; from the coding sequence ATGTCTGACGTTTACCCAACAGAGAAACCCTATCGGGCACGGCGGACACCGGACCGGGCGCATTATGACAAAGAGACAGTGCACGCCATTCTGGATGCGGGCCTTGTTGCCCATGTTGGGTATGTCGGTGACAAAGGCGAGCCGCATGTGATCCCGATCTTTTATGCGCGACGCGGGGAGGAGTTCCTATTCCATGTCTCATCCAAAAGCGGATTGGGTCTTGCGGCCAAAAAGGGTGCCCGGATGTGTGTGACGGTGACACTCATCGATTCTATCGTCTATGCGCGCTCAGGTTTTCATCACTCCATGAAGTTCCGCTCGGTTGCTGCGCACGGACCGACAGAGCTTCTGACGGGCGATGACAAACTTTCAGCGCTCGACTTTATGGTCGACCGGTTGGAGCCGGGACGGGCCGCGCAATTACGACCCATGAACGATCAAGAGATTAAGGCAACTCACGTGGTGCGGCTGACGCTCGATCAGGTGACTGCCAAGGTGAGCGTGGGGGATGCGCCCAATGAAGAACCGGAGGATCTCGATTGGCCTGTCTGGGCTGGCATTGTGCCGGTTACGACAGTTTATGGGGCGCCGCGGCAGCATGATCCTGCGGTAAGCGATGCAGGATGTCCGGGGCTCGTAGGTCCCATGTTCAAGAAATAG
- a CDS encoding DUF1272 domain-containing protein (Derived by automated computational analysis using gene prediction method: Protein Homology.), whose product MKENCEKCEVPTPKSGEACICSFECTFCVPCSDDMDRVCPNCGGELTPRPKRTLDV is encoded by the coding sequence ATGAAGGAAAACTGCGAAAAATGTGAGGTGCCGACGCCGAAATCAGGTGAAGCCTGCATTTGCAGCTTTGAGTGCACCTTCTGCGTGCCCTGCTCAGACGACATGGATCGGGTGTGTCCTAATTGCGGAGGGGAGCTCACGCCCCGGCCAAAAAGGACGCTTGATGTCTGA
- a CDS encoding PLP-dependent aminotransferase family protein (Derived by automated computational analysis using gene prediction method: Protein Homology.), whose amino-acid sequence MGQSIALVEPINLDRNGDRPLQWQLYESLRLAILDGRLTAGQRLPSSRALANDLALGRNTVVAAYEQLAAEGYVLSRTGAGTEVAALPPETVLEVGRSETQNRQQDPRRHLSNRGEATIAIKRASPRYEKLAALPFQHGLPAMDSFPRDTWARLLARRARQPQSRLYDYQFGPGFPALREAIAAYLGAARGVVCGPDNVIVTAGAQAALDLAARMTLDPGDPVWIEDPGYLGARGALQSAGANLIPVPVDKEGMNPDALPEGTEDPKLIYVSPSYQFPLGVTMSLNRRLALLERAKETGAWILEDDYDSEYRYTGRPLAALQGLDGTGGVIYMGTFAKTLFPALRVGYLVVPDSLIDAFTNAIRMTGQSPAPAIQAALADFMDDGHFTAHIRRMRTLYAGRQQHLIDALKRETGDMFTVPKLEGGMQLAAYLGDDADDVKAAEAVNAARVLTTPLSGYYLKNAPKRGLYLGYAGVLESDIDRAAKKLGHAMSDAGF is encoded by the coding sequence ATGGGGCAATCCATCGCGCTGGTTGAACCGATCAATCTCGACCGCAATGGCGACCGACCATTGCAGTGGCAGCTTTACGAGAGCCTGCGCTTGGCGATCCTTGATGGGCGTCTGACTGCGGGCCAGCGCCTTCCCTCAAGCCGAGCGCTCGCAAACGATCTGGCGCTTGGCCGGAACACCGTTGTCGCGGCCTACGAACAGTTGGCAGCAGAAGGCTATGTGCTCTCGCGCACAGGTGCGGGAACCGAAGTGGCCGCCCTTCCACCAGAGACGGTTTTGGAGGTCGGGCGTAGCGAAACACAAAACCGCCAACAAGACCCACGGCGCCACCTTTCCAATCGGGGAGAGGCCACCATCGCCATCAAACGGGCAAGTCCTCGATATGAGAAGCTTGCGGCGTTGCCCTTTCAGCATGGCCTGCCCGCCATGGACTCCTTTCCCCGTGACACCTGGGCCCGGCTTCTGGCGAGGCGCGCCCGCCAACCTCAGTCCCGGCTTTACGACTATCAGTTTGGGCCGGGCTTCCCGGCGCTCCGCGAAGCGATTGCCGCCTATCTTGGTGCCGCACGGGGTGTCGTCTGTGGGCCGGACAATGTGATTGTCACCGCAGGCGCGCAAGCAGCCCTCGACCTCGCCGCCCGCATGACCCTGGACCCTGGCGATCCCGTCTGGATTGAAGACCCGGGCTATCTCGGTGCGCGCGGCGCACTGCAAAGCGCTGGCGCCAACCTCATTCCCGTGCCGGTAGACAAAGAAGGCATGAACCCGGATGCCCTGCCTGAGGGAACAGAAGACCCGAAACTCATTTATGTCTCGCCCTCCTATCAGTTCCCCCTTGGCGTCACCATGAGCCTCAACCGGCGGCTGGCTTTGCTGGAACGCGCGAAAGAAACCGGAGCCTGGATTCTCGAAGACGATTACGACAGTGAATATCGCTATACAGGTCGTCCGCTCGCTGCCCTTCAAGGGCTCGATGGCACCGGCGGTGTCATTTACATGGGCACGTTTGCCAAAACTCTCTTCCCGGCACTTCGCGTCGGATACCTGGTCGTGCCCGACAGTCTGATTGACGCCTTTACGAATGCCATCCGCATGACAGGCCAGAGCCCGGCGCCTGCCATCCAGGCAGCCCTTGCAGATTTTATGGATGACGGCCACTTCACTGCCCACATTCGCCGCATGCGCACGCTTTACGCCGGACGTCAGCAACATCTGATCGATGCGCTGAAGCGCGAGACCGGTGACATGTTCACCGTGCCCAAACTTGAAGGCGGCATGCAACTGGCCGCCTACCTGGGTGACGATGCAGATGACGTGAAAGCGGCAGAAGCGGTGAACGCTGCGCGCGTGCTGACAACGCCCCTGTCCGGCTATTACCTGAAAAACGCCCCGAAGCGAGGCCTCTATTTAGGTTATGCCGGTGTTCTGGAAAGCGATATCGACCGCGCAGCCAAAAAGCTTGGACACGCCATGAGCGATGCGGGTTTTTAA